In one Solanum lycopersicum chromosome 11, SLM_r2.1 genomic region, the following are encoded:
- the LOC138339443 gene encoding uncharacterized protein yields MSKFSDMVEDTIELCMDDFSVVGNSFDRCLSHLVEVIKRCEYFNLVLNWEKCHFMVKEVIVLGHRILEKWIEVDRAKVEVIERLPPPIFVKASLKAFGELKEKFVSAPIIISPDWSKPFKVMCDASGDARSSYELHGNRTGASCSGVCIQKKFSYLLGTRLIVHTDHSALWYLMIVWGTENQVANHLSILEDEAMRELGEKAEIDDAFPDEHILASSHDLIPWFAGFANYLLYRSCTDGIIRRGTPEFEMLSVLEACHSSPVGGHYSGIRTTHKILRCGYYWPTIHQDAHEIAKTCDWCQRDGGILKRQGLPLNPIWVIELFDVWDIDFMGPFVSFHGMEYILVEVDYVSKWVEAIALPNNEGNSVTAFLKKNTFSRFGTPRPLLVMVALSFVMNCSKGCLRNMGFAIMWLILIIHRLADK; encoded by the exons ATGTCGAAATTctccgatatggtggaggacactattgagttgtgtatggatgatttttctgtggttggcaATTCATTTGATCGGTGTTTGAGTCATTTGGTGGAAGTGATCAAAAGAtgtgaatattttaatttggtgcttaattgggaaaaatgtcactttatggtgaaagaagTCATAGTGTTGGGCCATCGCATCTTGGAGAAGtggatagaggttgatcgagctaaagttgaagTGATAGAGAGGCTTCCTCCACCCATCtttgtaaaag CCTCTCTGAAAgcatttggagagttgaaggaGAAATTTGTGTCCGCGCCCATTATTATTTCCCCGGATTGGAGTAAGCCATTtaaggtgatgtgtgatgctagtggggaTGCTCGAAGCTCATACGAACTACATGGTAACCGAACAGGAGCTTCTtgcagtggtgtttgcattcaaaaaaaattctcctaTTTGCTTGGTACGAGGCTTATAGTGCATACAGACCATTCCGCTTTGTGGTACTTGATG ATAGTCTGGGGGACTGAGAATCAAGTGGCAAACCATTTATCTATAttggaggatgaagctatgcgaGAATTAGgtgaaaaggctgaaattgatgacGCATTCCCAGACGAACATATATTGGCCTCTTCCCATGATTTGATCCCATGGTTCGCAGGATTCGCGAATTATCTG TTATACCGGAGTTGTACAGATGGGATTATTCGACGTGGTACACCAGAatttgagatgttgagtgttctGGAGGCATGTCACTCCTCGCCTGTGGGTGGGCACTATAGTGGTATCCGGACTACGCATAAGATCTTGCgctgtggttactattggccaaccattcaccaagatgctcatgagatCGCCAAAACATGTGATTGGTGCCAACGAGATGGAGGAATTTTAAAGAGGCAAGGGCTACCTTTAAATCCTATTTGGGTGATTGAATTATTTGATGTATGGGACATTGATTTTATGGGTCCGTTTGTGAGTTTTCATGGGATGGAGTATATACTTGTGGAGGTTGactatgtgtcaaaatgggtggaagcaaTAGCACTTCCTAACAATGAAGGGAATAGTGTCAccgcgttcttgaaaaagaataccTTCTCCAGATTTGGCACACCtaggccattattagtgatggtggCTCTCTCTTTTGTAATGAATTGTTCAAAGGGTTGTttgagaaatatggggttcgccataatgtggctaATCCTTATCATCCACAGACTAGCGGACAAGTAG